The nucleotide window attttttaaaagattttatttgagagagagagcacgtgtgcgtgcgtgcacacacacgagCCAGGGcagagtggtggggggagggagggggagggggagtggcagaggaagagggagaagcagactgactccctgctgagcagggagccctatgtggggtttcatcccaggactccaggatcatgacctgagctgaaggtggacgcttaacctactgagctccCCAGACACCCTAAGAATATATTTTCTCGTGTGCTTATTAACAGTGCTTTATTTGTGTGGTTCTGGTGCGATGTGGTAGGAGACAAGATGAACAGGCACCCTTATAAGGGAGGTTTACCCTGTAAGTTAAAATAGAATCTTGGAAGCACAAAGAACTATCTTAGAACACTTAGTCAATGAAAGGGCTATCTCTCTCTCCATGACAGCATTTCTGTAAATAGGCATCTATGCAAAACCCAAAGCAGAAGGCTCTGGTCAGTACACTCATGATGCCCGTGCAGGACAGAGGAATGAGCAGTGTCTGATTGCATATATGTCAGAGGACTTTTCCTGCCCGTACAGCTGCTGTTATTGGGGATTCCCGgtcctccttccctgcttcccctcccctctgctccagcaCAGTCCTACTGCTGCCCGCCATTCTCAGCCCTTTCCTCAAGCTGAAAGCAGGGCCGCCCTGTAGCAGTGGCTGCAGTCTTGGTGATCTAACTTTAATCCGTtttgactttttaagattttgtaggCCTCAGAcaagactacttttttttaagtaaaacttttttCGGTATGTTGGCTTGTCAAAGCAAGAAATGTGATTTCTCAGGGTTTGTATTTAAAGGGGGCAAACCTGTTTTAATCATGTGTATGTTTGCAGGATGATCCATTGGTGCTGAATGAAATCAGAGAAGACCTTCGAGTAGAGTGTTCAAAGTTTGGACAAATTAGGAAGCTTCTTCTCTTTGATGTAAGTTCGTGGCTTAGACAAATGATTCCTAAAGCCAAGCATTCTTTCCCTTTGAGAAGTTATTCCCAGAGGTCAGTATGCCACAAATTTTGGATTAATGTTTTTCTATAGTAGGGCTGCTATCTAGTAGTAGTCATCTGTCAGCAGTAGTTAGATGAACATGGATTGTAAGTCAGGGCTTGCTAGACTTGGTATGCCTTGGTGATTTCCCTTTATTGCCCTAGAGTGTGTGATCAGATGAAAGGAGTACAAGAAAGACGTGTGAGATCTTGTGGTTCCCTATTTGCCCCCATTTACCCCTCTTGGTGAATTACTCTCCTCCtccatatttgaagaaaaatcaagcaaaataTTCTTCTCTATGTTCCCCTTCTTACTCTGTTACTTCCTAGATTGACACATACTAAAAGATTCACCATTTATTGATTGCATACGGGCTACTTTACATGTTACCTCATTTAGTTCTCATGATCTTTTGAGGTAGGTGGGTACTAttctacccattttacagatgaggaagctcgGAGTTTAGAGATTGAGTGAGCACCTTGCTCAAGGTCATTTAGCTGCTAAGTGGTAGAAGCATTTCCAAGAACATCATGCTTGGTTCTTGATATACAAGATTAAGCTAAAGAAGCAGCTAgctttggggtgcctaggtggctcatttggttaagtgactgccttcgcttgggtcatgattccagggtcctgggatcgagccctgcatcgggcgcccctctcagtgggaagtctgcttttccctctgccccttccccagctcgtgctttctctcactatctctctctctctctctctctctcaaataaataaaatatttttttttttaaagaagcagctAGCTTCAAGTCACTGGCTGgagtaaaaaggaagaatggcttcatacataaaatcttgaagcTTAAGTTATCAAAGAACTCCACTACAtacttattttgtcaaatgtgtatgttttatttttagttttatcattcattgctgccttttcttccctttctagaGACACCCCGATGGTGTGGCCTCTGTGTCCTTCAGGGATCCGGAGGAAGCTGACTATTGTATACAAACTCTTGATGGAAGGTGGTTTGGTGGCCGTCAAATCACTGCCCAGGCGTGGGATGGGACTACAGATTATCAGGTAAATTCTGCAACTATCAAGGGCACATAAATTGTAACATTACCAACAAATGCTGATCTAGTGGTTCTTCAGATGAGTTTTGGGCTCAGTTTAATCTGTTTAATGTAACAGTTCTTCTAAATAATACTTTGCATCCAgagcatagaaagaaaaatgttttagtttttcaGTTTATAAGCCTGAAATTTTGAGGTGTGCTCAGAATAGTGGTAAGTAAAGGATGGAGAGCATTCAAGTATtaactttttctttgatttctttatttaacaATTCTGCAGGACTGTGGTGTTGGGCTTTTGTTTAAATGATCTTAAGCTCAACTCCCATTAATCAAGatgtaaaattttgaaaactgaatatAGGGAAATGCTCTGATTTCCTAAGAAGAGATGCTGTATGAAATCAGGGTATTTGTGTCAGTATCAGAAGTGTGCagagaagttatttatttttgcctaaaactcattttaatagcaattcccctttctccacaggtGGAAGAGACCacaagagaaagggaggaaaggctGAGAGGATGGGAGGCTTTCCTTAATGCTCCCGAGGCTAACAGAAGCCTTCGGCGTTCAAATTCCATCTGTGCTTCGGAAAGGGCGGGGCCTTCTAGGGTAAGGCATTTTTCAGAGCGCCCTAGCACATCGAAAATGAATGCACAAGAGGCCACAAGGGAAATGGCATTTGAAGAACCCATCGAtgaaaagaagtttgaaaaaacCGAAGATGGGGGAGAATTTGAAGGAGATGCTTCGGAAAAAGATGCCAAAGAAAGTGGTCCCGAGAAAGAGGCTGAGGAAGGCTGCGCCCAGAAAGAATCTGAAGAAGGCTCCCTCAAAACAGAGTCTGAGGAAGGCTGCCCCAAGAGGGAGCGTGAGGAAGACTACCCAGAGAGAGAGTCTGGAGAAGGCAGCCCTGAAAAAGAGTTTGAAGAGGGCGGTCCTAAAGCAGAGTCTAAAGAGAATGGCCCTGAACAAGAATCCAAAAAGAAGAGGCTCAAAAATGATTATGAAGAGAACGGTCTTGAAAAGGATTCTGACCAAGATGGCCCCAGCAAGGAGTGTGAAGAGGAGAGCCCTCAAAAGGAGTCTGAAGAGGATGACTCGGAAAGGGAATCCGAAGAAGACTTCTCTGAAAAGCAGTTTGAAGACGGCTCtgagaaagaatttgaagaaaatggCCTTGAGAAGGATTTTGATGAGGATGCCTCCGACAAGGAGTTCGGCGAGAACATTCTCGACAGGGAGTTTGAAGACAATGACTCTGACAAATCAGAATTTGGAGATAGCAGCTCTGAGAGAGTGTTTGAGGAGGAAGTCTCAGAGAGGGAGTTTGACGAAGAGTCTGATgacaaggaagaaggggaggacaCCTACGAAAAGGTATTTGATGATGAGTCAGACGAAAGAGAGGATGAAGACTATGCAGATGAAAAGGGGCTTGAAGACGTTGATGAGAAGATGTTCGAAGACTCGGATGACAAAGAAGATGAGGAAggagtagagataaaggaaggtGAGGACGTGGATGATAAGATGTTTGAAGAGGATGATTCCAACGGGAAGCTGTTTGATGATGACGATGAGGATTCCAGTGAGAAGCTGTTTGACGACTCTGATGAGAGAGGGACAGTGAGGGGTGTGGGCAACGTGAAGGAGGAAGGGCCCCTGTCCACAGGCAGTAGCTTTGTCCTCAGTAGCGACGACGATGTCGATGATGACATTTAATCCCTTAAACTTGCTTTGTAGGGAGCTTCCTCCATCTGCATTCTGCCCGTGCTCCAGGGTAATTGCTAGTAGTGTTACATGAACGTGTGCCTAGTGGTAGGATGCCAGCAGAGTAATGCATTGAAGTTTTCACTGTCACCTGTACTTAATGATTTTAAATCTGTGTTAATTGGCTGTTCAGGTAAAACTTCATAGTATAATGCAAGTCAGCTGGATACTTGTCCTTTGTCCAATTTGTTAAGTGCAtgcagaataatattttttaaagtattctgaTTGAAGTTTGtgatattcaaaaataaaaataagttgttaATATGCTGAAACTGAAGAATTGGACTTGGCGTTACATTGCATTTGAAATTCTTGCTGTTGCTTCATTCATACTCAAGTGTGGTGTTTGTGAGGACTTGAAAAAGCCTTTTAGGAGTCTTCTTGCTCCCCACTGCCCTTAGCACTTAACATCCCCATTTCCCCTCCCTAACCCAGAACATGTTACTAAACTTATAAAGTAAATAACACTCTGGAGTTTTTCCCTGCCTAGTCCTTGCAAgttactttcatttgttttcttttccacccTCTGTCCCTGTGGAAACTGACTCTGAAATGTGCGAAAGTGAACTTCCTGAAGTCGCGGCTTTCGTTTTTGGAAATATGGAGGAGATGAGAATTCTCTTGTGTACTGCTTGGGTACCTTTTTAGAAGCTGATTGAAATCATTGGAGCTTTCCCCAGAAAGATGTAAGCACACACTACACAGCTTTTTTGTATACACTTCCCAGAGGTTCATGGATCCCTAGAGTTTAAGATCTATTGTGTCCTGCATATTTCGATTTTTTGTTCTAGATTCATGATGCCTAGTACTGTGCTGAGTTGTGTAGTCCGAATAAAAATTGGAGTCTTTCTTGATTGTGCTTTCCAAATTGAGTATTGGTGAAATGACTTCTGATGTAGAATTAAGAAGTAACTCTCGTGAATTAGAAGCATTAAAATAAACTGCATTGGTGCTTTTTCATTATACTGTCTGTAAGTGTAATCATTAACCCtcttcagacaaaaaaaaaaaaaaaagtgttcttataTTTCACGCCAAAGCTGAGAATTTTGTAGTCGCTGGGATTTCTTAAAATCTCAGGATTTTCACCAGGGGTAAGTCCATAAAAGAgctaaagaaactaaaatatagaaaagttgCAGACCAAACTAGTGCTCCTTTAAAGGTAAGCCAGAAGCATTTAAACGTCCCATTTATTGGAGGATTGATTTCCTGAGCGGcaggctgctgcttctcttcaTATACAATGGCTGGAACACATAACTAGAACACAGACAAGCTCCAAGACCGTTAGAAGGGGGCTGTTTTCTTTCTGACTTCTTTTCTCCCCTGCTCATTAATTTGGCTGATATCAAACACACTCTTTTTATATAAACACCCTGGAAGCAAAGGTCACAAATAGCTGTAAAAATGGTAAATCATTTGTGAGGTGATTTTGACAAGACATTAAGGCTCATGaagcgcgcgcacgcacacacacacacacacacacacacacacacgcacatacacagtCACCTGTTTACTAAGTCGGGTTTTATTGGTCCTGGCAGAGTTTATTGCAAGGCAACAATATGTCCTGGTAGCAAAAGAAGAACAATACAGGGATGGGTTTTAAGCACAGCAATGCTTAACTACCTGACAAAGTCTAAGCTTAATGTTCCTTAAGGCTATGTTGCTTACTTAACACATCCCACCCTGAATGCCTGAACCAGAAGTGGCTTCAAAGATGCCTTCAAATGGTATGAGTGCCAGCTCTCTTGAGTCTACAGGTGCCCTGGAGGAGTAAACTTGAAACTCCATGTTACAAAAGAAAGATGTTACTGGCCTTGCAATATTCACGAGACATTTGAAGTTACTACTGCTTTCTACAAAAGTAACCTGACAGAGTAAAATTGGGGCAATTTGGTTCAAAAGtctgttttccttctccatttgTGGTAACTCTAGGCTCTTTCTGAAGCCCAAAGTGACCATATCTGGTCCATTTGAAAGCCGCTGCCTCTTCCTTTTAAGAATGGAATCCGTTCTGGTATAAGTTGTTTGTGTATTCTGAGGCTTGGAGAAAAGGTAGGAGGCAGCTGATT belongs to Canis lupus familiaris isolate Mischka breed German Shepherd chromosome X, alternate assembly UU_Cfam_GSD_1.0, whole genome shotgun sequence and includes:
- the HTATSF1 gene encoding HIV Tat-specific factor 1; amino-acid sequence: MSGNNLDGNDEFDEQLRMQELYGDAKDGDTQKDPSGEPDSFGQQPADTPYEWDLDKKAWFPKITEDFIATYQANYGFSNEGASSSTANVQEVSARTAEEPPQRKTPEPNDPKKRGEKRKAEPGWFHVEEDRNTNVYVSGLPPDITVDEFIQLMSKFGIIMRDPQTEEFKVKLYKDNQGNLKGDGLCCYLKRESVDLALKLLDEDEIRGYKLHVEVAKFQLKGEYDASKKKKKCKDYKKKLSLQQKQLDWRPERRAGPSRMRHERVVIIKNMFHPMDFEDDPLVLNEIREDLRVECSKFGQIRKLLLFDRHPDGVASVSFRDPEEADYCIQTLDGRWFGGRQITAQAWDGTTDYQVEETTREREERLRGWEAFLNAPEANRSLRRSNSICASERAGPSRVRHFSERPSTSKMNAQEATREMAFEEPIDEKKFEKTEDGGEFEGDASEKDAKESGPEKEAEEGCAQKESEEGSLKTESEEGCPKREREEDYPERESGEGSPEKEFEEGGPKAESKENGPEQESKKKRLKNDYEENGLEKDSDQDGPSKECEEESPQKESEEDDSERESEEDFSEKQFEDGSEKEFEENGLEKDFDEDASDKEFGENILDREFEDNDSDKSEFGDSSSERVFEEEVSEREFDEESDDKEEGEDTYEKVFDDESDEREDEDYADEKGLEDVDEKMFEDSDDKEDEEGVEIKEGEDVDDKMFEEDDSNGKLFDDDDEDSSEKLFDDSDERGTVRGVGNVKEEGPLSTGSSFVLSSDDDVDDDI